From a single Bactrocera dorsalis isolate Fly_Bdor unplaced genomic scaffold, ASM2337382v1 BdCtg141, whole genome shotgun sequence genomic region:
- the LOC105228082 gene encoding uncharacterized protein LOC105228082 produces the protein MNSASYDLNVHQDPHNVQHQAPNERLSHHTSIQPALGNIFLPPASTLPISEHQQSIQLQLPNVSTCAEKGREITTNSIPITTTGATELFGPRQIPLTTTLGKTFFNTAIPGIQPSSQRFYSGVATTSLTSTSSNSVQQANRPQHQHGNTILITNNFSASQYGASAQMQPRTNSGVINSRSSAVNTLTGCYHNGNANNIRIITTLPNTLQQQHQQHIYNMAKDEAAVGHDDIIQLPQFYHTPHQQSAYPQQLSTALPTHFTQQHFSAPTSSATSLHITQDDAQHQFFVSMSNNTNDGVATANNLSSASKLMSTLAEESSTVADGVNSSPTLVSSPATTTSSNSTLVLDRINICINNHYSDTSGINTALESTATVATSAITSPDNTYTLATHTPQQPSPIIPAIHHKVVLDPVSNGGAIHSDSYASNDSTLVIDEPDSTTTTPHTPPTSPENSTSPPLLLNLAPTRSTLASQSTSSQIIIGNTSIETKRNSVTSQTTVCTPSKRRLMNKTISSASGEPFATITQSIDLLDDEECEYVISDEENATDTERVTKMNEISENDIVEIEDNEIKFSTPEAIRMKNTTKCDDASSPNLILQQHNIAVLHDSSEDVDLKHTKSVSPQSPAPVKITQVAANETASSVTLLTPPTPTTSSPSSLDSLIDDKKTANSSVSLSKSTFMMGEDVFIRKDDGRQYLGTVIGSSADSEMSKIQKIQYLIRFDDNSELWCGIEEMRRLENSGGNGNAQMCVACKRVQEQDVIETCEDCRRGYHRSCTRETTPGSGVWFCLRCSKPMKDRSKLVDKHLCISLVRNNKYKSSDEISKISSSSQRNAPPDIYEFRVEENEIFTSDDEIPIKHIMEKSRKIKDSTQNVNTSCLRQKSVKKHNNNDTILCEKISVLDDENANDANSTIQSSHSIRKEKYVSPLKTPQCLTGSIKQIRDESEFDNKIVDGALMSNAVNPNSASLVYNNVSPMVSERNSRKRKAFKLSNSYKEVAAEAAAKRYDSSRICDSSSDENSSSSRGTSLDVIIPPPKNFLGLNNPFRLITPKKNIPASQTTGTSSGCVQNLLNFNRSGTMIKSSIFNTTALDFSSKLAALKNAGIFSNLSTSNLAKAAGQPRTVRTIKRRLSAKDITIGPNQEVRRRRTRRLSSNVEVISTTTINPFPRNFFPIHAKDLLTTQTQLTTTNTTRVLSTFNKQQSQRQTTTATAASFSSISSSSSSSSSPPGSTSSGVDAQVELIQQAKPSHGRRLRQRPQKVSPANSRRSSISSASTVSSTNSSSNITLATLQQQQQALHKNNNKSSNGNSMQDLKQSVKEYFGGAVNRIESGEQFCIRAKRQLADGQRQYLIEWGDVATASSQAQLTQKISPTTTKFTTATLECEH, from the exons ATGAATAGTGCTTCTTATGACCTAAATGTTCACCAGGATCCTCATAATGTTCAGCATCAAGCACCGAATGAACGTTTATCACATCATACCAGTATTCAACCAGCCCTTGGTAACATTTTCCTCCCGCCTGCTTCGACTTTACCCATATCTGAGCATCAGCAATCAATACAATTACAACTTCCAAATGTTAGCACATGTGCAGAAAAGGGACGCGAAATTACCACAAATTCTATACCGATTACAACTACCGGAGCAACTGAATTATTCGGTCCACGTCAAATACCATTGACCACTACATTGggcaaaacatttttcaatacgGCTATCCCTGGAATTCAACCATCATCACAGAGATTCTATAGCGGCGTAGCAACAACGTCTTTAACTTCTACATCATCAAATTCTGTGCAGCAAGCTAACCGGCCGCAGCATCAACATGGCAATAccattttaataacaaataatttttctgcaAGTCAATATGGAGCTTCAGCGCAGATGCAACCACGAACAAATTCAGGAGTTATTAACAGCAGATCGTCAGCAGTTAATACACTCACGGGCTGTTACCACAACGGGAACGCCAATAATATTCGTATAATTACAACACTGCCAAAcacgttgcaacaacaacaccaacaacatatATATAACATGGCTAAAGATGAAGCAGCTGTTGGGCACGACGATATAATACAACTCCCACAGTTCTATCACACACCACATCAGCAATCTGCTTATCCTCAGCAGTTGTCGACAGCATTGCCTACTCATTTCACACAACAACATTTTTCTGCTCCAACTTCATCGGCGACATCTTTGCATATCACGCAAGATGATGCTCAACACCAATTCTTTGTGTCTATGTCAAATAACACAAACGATGGCGTAGCTACAGCAAATAATCTTTCATCTGCCTCAAAGCTGATGTCAACTCTTGCAGAAGAATCTTCAACGGTTGCTGATGGAGTTAACAGCTCACCCACATTGGTGTCTTCCCCCGCCACAACGACAAGTTCGAACTCAACCCTTGTGTTGGATcgtattaatatttgtattaataatcATTATAGCGATACTTCCGGCATAAATACTGCTTTAGAATCTACCGCAACAGTGGCGACTTCTGCAATAACATCACCTGATAATACATATACTTTAGCTACTCACACCCCACAACAGCCATCTCCAATTATACCAGCAATTCATCACAAAGTAGTGCTGGACCCGGTCAGTAATGGTGGAGCGATACATAGCGATTCTTACGCTAGCAACGATTCTACATTAGTGATCGATGAACCAgactctacaacaacaactccaCATACTCCACCCACCTCCCCCGAAAATAGTACTTCACCAcctttgttattaaatttggcGCCTACGAGAAGTACATTAGCTTCACAATCAACATCTTCTCAAATAATAATCGGAAATAcatcaattgaaactaaaagaAATAGTGTAACATCACAAACAACGGTTTGTACACCTTCAAAAAGGAGATTAATGAACAAAACCATTTCTAGTGCTTCGGGAGAACCCTTTGCAACAATTACGCAGAGTATTGACCTACTGGATGATGAAGAATGCGAATACGTCATTAGCGATGAGGAGAATGCAACTGATACTGAAAGAGTGactaaaatgaatgaaatatctGAAAACGACATTGTCGAAATAGaagataatgaaataaaattttcaactccGGAGGCAATACGCATGAAAAACACAACGAAATGCGATGATGCTTCTTCTCCAAATCTTATATTACAGCAACATAACATTGCAGTATTACACGACTCAAGTGAAGATGTCGATTTGAAACACACAAAATCGGTGTCACCACAATCGCCTGCACCCGTAAAAATAACACAAGTTGCTGCTAATGAAACAGCCTCATCAGTAACCCTTCTTACACCACCAACACCCACTACTTCGTCTCCAAGTTCACTTGATAGCTTAATAGATGACAAGAAAACGGCAAATTCATCCGTTTCTTTATCAAAGTCCACTTTTATGATGGGCGAGGATGTGTTTATCCGAAAGGATGATGGCCGTCAATATCTAGGAACGGTTATCGGCAGCAGCGCTGATTCTGAGATGAGTAAGATACAAAAAATTCAGTACTTGATACGTTTTGACGATAACTCAGAGCTATGGTGCGGCATTGAAGAGATGAGGCGGCTGGAAAATAGTGGTGGGAATGGTAATGCTCAAATGTGTGTAGCGTGCAAGCGTGTCCAAGAACAAGATGTTATAGAAACATGTGAGGATTGTCGGCGTGGCTATCATCGTAGTTGTACCAGAGAAACCACACCGGGCAGCGGCGTTTGGTTTTGTCTTCG ttgcAGTAAGCCTATGAAGGATCGATCAAAACTAGTGGACAAGCATTTGTGCATATCGTTAGTTCGAAACAATAA ATACAAGAGTAGTgacgaaatttccaaaatttcgtCATCTTCACAACGGAATGCTCCTCCAGATATATATGAATTTCGTGTTGaagaaaacgaaatatttacttCAGATGATGAAATCCCGATTAAACATATAATGGAGAAGAGTCGTAAAATAAAGGATTCAACACAAAATGTAAACACAAGTTGTTTGAGGCAAAAATCAGTCAAAAAGCATAATAATAACGATACTATATTGTGTGAGAAGATATCGGTTTTGGACGATGAAAATGCTAATGATGCTAATAGTACAATACAGTCTAGCCATtcaataagaaaagaaaaatatgtatctCCATTAAAGACACCCCAGTGTTTAACCGGAAGTATTAAACAGATCAGAGATGAGAGTGAATTTGATAACAAAATCGTTGATGGGGCACTTATGTCTAATGCAGTCAACCCCAATTCTGCGTCATTAGTATATAACAATGTGTCGCCAATGGTTTCAGAGCGGAACAGTCGTAAGCGCAAAGCATTTAAATTATCAAATTCCTACAAGGAGGTTGCTGCTGAGGCAGCCGCTAAGCGCTATGACAGCAGTCGCATCTGTGATTCGTCATCGGATGAGAATTCGTCCAGTAGTCGAGGTACATCACTTGATGTTATCATCCCACCGCCGAAAAACTTTTTAGGTCTTAATAACCCATTTCGCTTAATTACACCTAAAAAGAATATACCCGCATCCCAAACGACAGGAACTTCATCGGGATGTGTTCaaaacttattaaattttaatcgaAGCGGCACAATGATTAAAAGTAGTATTTTTAATACAACAGCTTTGGACTTCAGCTCTAAGCTGGCAGCGCTTAAAAACGCAGgtattttttcaaatctaaGTACAAGTAATTTAGCCAAGGCTGCCGGACAGCCCCGAACAGTACGCACAATCAAGCGAAGACTGAGTGCCAAAGACATAACAATTGGTCCGAATCAGGAGGTGCGGAGGAGACGAACTCGTCGCCTATCATCAAATGTGGAG GTTATtagtacaacaacaatcaatCCATTTCCTAGGAACTTTTTCCCTATACATGCCAAAGACTTGCTTACTACACAAACCCaactcacaacaacaaatacgacTAGAGTATTGTCCACATTTAACAAGCAACAAAGTCAACgtcaaacaacaacagctacagcTGCATCATTTTCATCaatatcatcatcatcgtcatcgtcTTCGTCGCCGCCAGGCTCAACGAGTTCGGGGGTGGATGCACAAGTAGAACTAATACAACAAGCTAAACCGTCGCATGGTCGTCGTTTGAGGCAACGTCCCCAAAAGGTTTCACCCGCTAATAGTCGCCGTAGCTCAATTTCTAGTGCGAGCACTGTATCATCGACTAACTCATCCAGCAATATAACGTTGGCAAcattacaacagcaacaacaggctttacataaaaataacaacaaaagctcgAATGGGAATAGTATGCAAGATCTTAAACAGTCCGTTAAGGAGTACTTTGGTGGCGCAGTGAATCGCATTGAATCTGGTGAACAATTTTGCATTCGTGCCAAACGACAATTGGCCGATGGTCAGCGGCAATATCTAATTGAATGGGGTGATGTGGCAACAGCTTCGTCGCAAGCACAATTAACCCAAAAAATATCgccgacaacaacaaaattcacaACAGCGACGTTAGAATGTGAACACTAA
- the LOC105228085 gene encoding meiosis-specific nuclear structural protein 1: MNNKNEYENAEMSAERAAQVASVMRIVNESIEKLKISLLIPRVLENPLTVRRHLKGTKYEKCWHTIQSFLIIKKTNEKKFNPEENLQLLQLIDMFHENYEMLHSLPDWLDELSDEDKSLLNAFTLLQNIAQERLSKSAMAELAKEKKIHQVYHDNEQMKKNIAEFQGKLHNQKINLRWKLAAKDGVIKKYEADLAFKKWDNNVRIREELVKSSRRIHNIHMASVIKQKELEEELERTKAAYEKMLKQNLLHEKEVRDEKNKLLLQLQALLKKFDQNIGEKIKENVYLQEEYDEQKKQFDEFLIEYQREEAEYEAIVKTKEEEDRRKHEERVMLFMMTRAAKIIQRAFRRYRRSKKKVEKKKGKKKRN, translated from the exons atgaacaacaaaaacgaatatGAAAATG CTGAGATGTCTGCCGAGCGAGCTGCTCAGGTTGCCAGTGTCATGCGTATTGTAAATGAGTCCATTGAGAAATTAAAGATATCTTTACTGATTCCTCGTGTGTTAGAGAACCCATTGACGGTTAGAAGACATTTGAAAggaacaaaatatgaaaagtgcTGGCATACCATTCAATCGTTCTTAATTATAAAG AAAacgaatgaaaaaaaatttaatcctgAAGAAAATCTACAACTGTTACAATTAATTGACATGTTCCATGAAAACTATGAAATGTTGCATTCTTTGCCCGATTGGCTCGATGAATTGAGCGATGAGGATAAGTCTCTATTGAATGCTTTTACACTTTTGCAAAATATAGCTCAAGAGCGATTGAGTAAATCGGCGATGGCTGAGTTGgcaaaggaaaagaaaattcatcaagtttATCATGATAACGAGCagatgaagaaaaatatagcag aATTCCAGGGAAAATTACACaatcaaaaaattaacttaCGTTGGAAGCTAGCTGCAAAGGAtggtgttattaaaaaatatgaggCTGATCTAGCATTTAAAAAATGGGACAATAATGTGCGCATTAGAGAAgaact GGTGAAGTCCAGTAGACGAattcacaatatacatatgGCGAGTGTTATAAAGCAAAAGGAACTGGAAGAAGAACTCGAGAGAACAAAGGCagcttatgaaaaaatgttaaaacaaaaCCTCTTACATGAAAAGGAGGTGCGTGATGAAAA aaataaactACTCTTACAATTGCAAgctttgttgaaaaaatttgatcagaatattggagaaaaaattaaagagaacGTTTACCTACAAGAAGAATACGACGAGCAGAAAAAACAGTTTGATGAATTTCTTATCGAATACCAACGAGAAGAGGCTGAATATGAAGCCATTGTTAAAACAAAAGAGGAGGAAGATCGTCGGAAGCACGAGGAACGAGTAATGCTATTCATGATGACGCGTGCAGCGAAAATTATCCAACGGGCTTTTCGGAGATATCGTCGTAGCAagaagaaagttgaaaaaaagaagGGCAAAAAGAAGCGcaattaa
- the LOC125780159 gene encoding polyadenylate-binding protein: MNSGGPNYQMASLYVGDLHQDINEAGLFEKFSTAGPVLSIRVCRDVITRRSLGYAYVNFQQPADAERALDTMNFDLIRNKPIRIMWSQRDPSLRRSGVGNVFIKNLDKSIDNKAIYDTFSAFGNILSCKVATDEKGNSKGYGFVHFETEESANTSIEKVNGMLLNAKKVYVGKFIPRKEREKELGEKAKLFTNVYVKNFGEDFDDEKLKELFEPFGKITSYKVS, from the exons atgaattctgGAGGACCCAACTATCAAATGGCATCACTTTATGTTGGCGATTTACATCAGGATATAAACGAGGCTGGtttatttgagaaattttcaaCCGCTGGTCCGGTATTATCCATTCGAGTTTGCCGTGATGTAATTACACGTCGTTCACTGGGCTATGCCTATGTAAATTTCCAGCAACCAGCAGACG CGGAACGTGCGTTAGATACGatgaattttgatttaattCGTAACAAGCCTATACGCATTATGTGGTCACAGCGGGACCCATCTTTGCGTCGTTCGGGCGTGGGAAATGTCTTTATTAAAAATCTTGATAAAAGTATTGACAATAAGGCGATTTATGACACTTTTTCTGCGTTTGGCAACATATTGAGTTGTAAAGTTGCAACCGACGAAAAGGGCAATTCAAAAGGATATGGTTTCGTACATTTTGAAACCGAAGAATCAGCTAACACTTCGATAGAAAAGGTCAATGGCATGTTGTTAAATGCTAAAAAAGTCTACGTAGGTAAATTCATTCCACGCAAGGAACGCGAGAAGGAATTGGGAGAAAAAGCAAAACTGTTTACTAATGTGTACGTAAAGAATTTTGGAGAAGATTTTGATGACGAGAAGTTGAAGGAGTTATTTGAGCCTTTCGGGAAAATAACCAGCTATAAGGTAAGTTAA